From a single Solanum dulcamara chromosome 4, daSolDulc1.2, whole genome shotgun sequence genomic region:
- the LOC129885105 gene encoding uncharacterized protein LOC129885105, with translation MIFRRILVLMMGCLGCADQTTEQNANNNNMESKSSVIDESAITTCRVRLSDGRYLAYRERGVPKNKCKYSIILVHGFGSSKEMTFMASDELLDGMEIYLLIYDRAGYGESDPNPKRSVKSEASDIEELADQLQLGSKYYVIGVSLGCYPAWSCIKHIPQKLAGVALIVPFINYKWRSLPDDLTKDDYRKQLCRFMLLLTCYTPGLLHWWFTQKMFPSATVLEGNPTFFCDKDLTVLKNTDGYQLFTQDGIRKRRVFDSLRRDFIVAFSKWDFDPLELSNPYQQNESSVHIWQGYEDKVVPVQLQRHVSQMLPWIRYHEVPDGGHLLVYDTVVCEAVLKSLLLGEDPPLYRPKLAV, from the exons ATGATTTTCAGAAGAATTCTTGTTCTGATGATGGGTTGTCTAGGATGTGCTGATCAGACAACAGAACAAAatgctaataataataatatggaaTCCAAGTCATCAGTTATAGATGAATCTGCTATTACTACTTGTAGAGTCAGACTTAGTGATGGGAGGTACCTGGCTTACAGAGAAAGAGGAGTACCCAAGAACAAGTGCAAATACAGCATCATCCTTGTTCATGGATTTGGCAGCTCCAAAGAAATGACCTTTATGGCTTCTGAT GAACTCCTAGATGGAATGGAAATATACCTTCTGATATACGACAGAGCTGGATATGGAGAGAGCGATCCAAATCCAAAACGATCAGTTAAGAGTGAAGCATCTGATATCGAAGAGTTAGCTGATCAATTGCAATTAGGATCTAAGTATTATGTTATTGGCGTGTCGTTGGGATGTTACCCTGCTTGGAGCTGCATCAAACACATTCCTCAAAA GCTTGCAGGAGTAGCTTTAATAGTTCCGTTTATCAATTACAAATGGCGTTCGCTACCTGATGATCTCACGAAGGATGATTACAGGAAACAACTCTGCAGGTTTATGCTTTTGCTCACTTGCTATACTCCGGGGCTATTACATTGGTGGTTCACTCAAAAAATGTTCCCATCAGCTACTGTTCTTGAAGGAAATCCAACTTTTTTTTGTGACAAAGACTTAACCGTCTTGAAGAATACAGACGGATATCAGTTGTTCACTCAG GACGGGATAAGAAAACGAAGGGTATTTGACTCCCTTCGTCGTGACTTTATTGTGGCATTTAGCAAGTGGGATTTTGATCCACTGGAGCTAAGTAATCCTTACCAACAAAATGAAAGCTCTGTTCACATATGGCAAGGTTACGAGGACAAAGTTGTACCGGTTCAATTACAAAGACATGTCTCGCAAATGCTTCCTTGGATTCGGTATCATGAAGTTCCTGATGGTGGTCATTTGCTTGTGTATGATACTGTTGTGTGTGAAGCTGTCTTAAAATCACTTTTGCTTGGGGAAGATCCTCCTTTGTACAGGCCTAAATTAGCTGTCTGA